Genomic segment of Nostoc sp. TCL240-02:
AACGGGGATGTACTCTACTGAGGCTGTCATGGGCAAATCCCTCAACTCAACTAGGGCTAGATTCAATAATATCGCTCAAAATGCGATCGCCATGACTTGGGGGCTGTGAAATCACCAAAAATTCCAAATTACAGTCGCTTTCATTGAGCATCTGATGAGGAACATGAGGCGGAATTTCTACACATTCATGTTGAGAAAGTACTTGATGGGAACCATCAATTTCTAAGGTTGCCTTTCCAGATAAGATAAAGAAAAACTGGTGCGAGCGCTGGTGATAGTGTCTGACTTCTGAGGTTCCTGGCAGCATAAGTTCTTGAATCACGCTCAATGGTTGCTTAACAAGATGCCAGCCATGACAGTTATTACTCCACAGATAATGCTCGGCAGTTTGTTTGTTAATCATTTGCTGTGCGTTTCAAGTTTTGGGTATCAAAAAGTCTGTCATCTATTACAAGTAAATGCAGCCATTTGTCTATAACTACATCATCTAGTAAATTATCCATTTCATCGCTCATTTCTTGAGTATAAGGAATTAGCTCAGAAAGGTTCTGCATAGCATCTTTCATCAAAAGTTAAGGAAAAGGCTCATCATAATACCCTCATCTTCATCAACATTATTGATTTATTTTTGCTTTGAACTGAGCGTAAAACTCTTTGGGAGCCTCATCGAAATACTTAAATAGAGCAGGGCAAAGCCATCCTTCCCGATCTAAATCTGCACTGTAATACCAGTTACCTCCATATTCTTCACGCCGCCAGTCAAACTTGATCTGATAGCCAGGAAAGGGAGATGCAGAAAATACCAAACTGAACCCTGACTCTGCATCTGGAATCTGTGTCACCATTATTTCGATAATTTCGTCTGCCCCTGCCACGAAAGGTTCTCTAACTAGACCTACATTTCCATCGTCAAACACCCACATCTCGCCGAACTTATAGGGATGAATAACCATGATTGAGTTCATAAAGTTTACTAGCAGTTAATAGCCTTTCATTTTAATAATGATATAAATACATTGGTAGGCGTACAGCAATTTCTATAAGTCCCAAATTTCTAAGTTTCGTGTAATTAACGTTAAAAAAGACAGGCAATATGCCTGTCCTAAAAATAATGATTTAGCAAAGAATTTAGAAATTCATTTCAGCAGCTTGAACTTTCTCAACCTGCTTCTTCTTCAGCACAAGCATAACTTGAGCCAACATTACAAGAGCGGTGAACGCAATCATCCATTTGACTCTAGAGGCATCTTGCAGTACGATTTCTGCATCTATTTGACCAAATCCACCAACGTTGGGGTTGCTGGTCAAAGCATCGCCAGTCTTAACTGCTTGCCCTTCGGAAACAATCAGGTCTGGCCCTAAAGGAACTGTATCAACGACAACATCACCAGATTCAGGTTGGATGTTAACTAAGTATTTGACGTTACCATCTCCATCTTCCTCTTTAGCAATCTTGGTAATTGTGCCAGTAGCAGAAGCGTTGTAAACACCATTGTTACTTTTTTCGCCAGTTGGATAAACTTGTCCGCGTCCCCGATTACCACCTACGTGAACTGAATATTTACCGAAGTGGATGTTTTTGTCGGTTGCGGGGTTGGGAGAAAGAACTGGGAAGATGATTTCCTGATACTGTTCACCAGGTAAAGGGCCGACGATGACGATATTTTCTTTGTCTTCGCTGTAGGGTTGGAAGGCAGTGTCGCCAATTTCTTCTTTAAGTTCCTCAGAAATCCGGTCTTCGGGAGCAATCTTAAAGCCTTCAGGTAGCATCAGTACAGCACCGACGTTCAAGCCAACCTTAGAACCATCGGCACCAACCTGCTGGGCGCTCAGATCGTAAGGGATTTTCACCACAGCTTTAAATACAGTGTCAGGTAGCACTGATTGGGGAACTTCCACTTCTGTTGGCTTGGCGGCTAGGTGACAGTTGGCACAAACAATCCGCCCGGTTGGTTCGCGGGGGGTTTCGGGATAGGTTTGCTGTGCCCAAAAAGGATAGGCGGCAGCTGATTGGGGAAGGGCTAGATCGCTGGTGAAGTAAAATGTCACAGTGGCGATCGCTATGAGCAATGTTTTTACGATCGCTCTAGCACTGCGAGTTAACCTCGCTGTTCGGAAAACATT
This window contains:
- a CDS encoding DUF6717 family protein, encoding MVIHPYKFGEMWVFDDGNVGLVREPFVAGADEIIEIMVTQIPDAESGFSLVFSASPFPGYQIKFDWRREEYGGNWYYSADLDREGWLCPALFKYFDEAPKEFYAQFKAKINQ
- the petA gene encoding cytochrome f, which gives rise to MRNVFRTARLTRSARAIVKTLLIAIATVTFYFTSDLALPQSAAAYPFWAQQTYPETPREPTGRIVCANCHLAAKPTEVEVPQSVLPDTVFKAVVKIPYDLSAQQVGADGSKVGLNVGAVLMLPEGFKIAPEDRISEELKEEIGDTAFQPYSEDKENIVIVGPLPGEQYQEIIFPVLSPNPATDKNIHFGKYSVHVGGNRGRGQVYPTGEKSNNGVYNASATGTITKIAKEEDGDGNVKYLVNIQPESGDVVVDTVPLGPDLIVSEGQAVKTGDALTSNPNVGGFGQIDAEIVLQDASRVKWMIAFTALVMLAQVMLVLKKKQVEKVQAAEMNF
- a CDS encoding cupin domain-containing protein codes for the protein MINKQTAEHYLWSNNCHGWHLVKQPLSVIQELMLPGTSEVRHYHQRSHQFFFILSGKATLEIDGSHQVLSQHECVEIPPHVPHQMLNESDCNLEFLVISQPPSHGDRILSDIIESSPS